From Cetobacterium somerae ATCC BAA-474:
TTGGGATATAAAAATCCAAATGGTGGATATGGAGGTACTAGAAATATACTTGGAATAAATACAACTGTTCAGTGTGTTGCTGGGGTTGTAAATAAAGCGATTGAAAAAATGAAAAGAGAGCTATTACCTAAATATAAAAATGTTGATGATATTGTAGCAATTAATCACGCATATGGATGTGGAGTAGCAATTAATTCGCCAGATGCAGAAATACCTATTAGAATTTTAAGAAATATTTTAAAACATCCAAATTTTGGTGGACAAGTTATGGTGGTTGGATTGGGATGTGAGAAATTAACTGTAGAGATGTTATGTGAAGATAAAGATATAAACTCAGAAAATGTGATTATTTTACAAGAGAAAAATGGATATAGAGATATGATAAGTTCTTTAATGGAAATGGCTGAAAAAAAATTAGAAGTATTAAATGAAAGAAAAAGAGAAGAATTACCACTTTCAGAGCTTTTAGTTGGAATGCAGTGTGGAGGAAGCGATGCATTTTCAGGAGTAACAGCTAATCCAGTAGCTGGATATGCTACAGATATGTTAGTTCAAGGTGGAGCGACAGTTTTATTTTCTGAAGTAACTGAAGTAAGAGACGGAGTAAATATTGTTGCTCAAAGATGTACAAGTGATAAAGTTGGAAATAAGTTAGCATCTGAAATGAAGTGGTATGATAATTATTTAGAGAATGGAAAGGTAGATAGAAGCGCAAATCCAACACCTGGAAATAAAAAAGGAGGACTATCAAATATAGTTGAGAAAGCTATGGGATCTATAGCTAAATCAGGAAGAGCACCTATTGCTGAAGTTCTTTCACCAGGAGAGAAACCAACCACAAATGGATTGATTTATGCAGCAACTCCAGCTAGTGATATTGTTTGTGGACCTTGTCAATTAGCATCTGGAATTGGATTACAAGTATTTATGACAGGAAGAGGAACTCCTTATGGATTAGCTTTAGCTCCAGTTATAAAAGTTTGTTCAAGAAGTGAGATGAAAGATAAGTGGAGTGATTTAATAGATATAAATGCAGGGGTTATTTTAGATGGACAAACAACAATAAAAGAAGTAGGAGAGACACTTTTTAATGAGATTGTACAGGTTGCTAGTGGAAACAAGAAAAGTCTAGCAGAAGAACATGAATTACATAATGACTTTTGTATATTTAATCCAGCACCAATAACATAACTATTAATACTTAAATATACTAAGATAAAAAAACATAAAGGAGAGTAAGATGATACCTAAAATAGTTGAGATGAATGTAATACCAGTGGCTGGTTATGATAGTATGCTTTTAAATTTAAGTGGAGCTCATGGACCATATTTTACAAGAAATATAGTTATATTAAAAGCAAGTAATGGTGAGATAGGAGTGGGAGAAGTACCTGGTGGAGAAAAAATCAGAAAAACTCTTGAAGATGCTAAAAAGCTTGTTATAGGGAAAAGTATTGGAGAGTATAAAAATATAATAAAAAGTATATATGAAAACTTTAAAGATAGAGATAGTGATGGAAGAGGAACACAAACTTTTGATTTAAGAACCACAGTTCATGTTATGACAGGAGTAGAAGCACCACTTTTAGATTTAATGGGAAAATTTTTAAAAGTTCCAGTAGCTGCACTTTTAGGAGAGGGACAACAAAGAGAAAAGATAAAAATGCTAGGATATTTATTTTATATAGGGGATAAAGATAAAACAGATTTACCTTATATTGATTTAGATGATGAATCTGATGAATGGGGGAAAGTTAGAAGAAAAGAGGCATTAACTCCAGAGAAAATAGTAGAGTTAGCTAAGGCTGCTTACAAAAGATATGGATTTGAAGATTTTAAATTAAAAGGTGGAGTTTTAAAAGGAGAAGAGGAAATAGAGGCAATAAAAGCTCTAAGTAAAGAGTTTCCAAATGCAAGAATTACACTAGATCCTAATGGAGCTTGGTCTTTAGCAGAAGCTATATCATTATGTAAAGATATGAAAGGAATTTTAGCTTATGCAGAAGATCCTTGTGGAGCAGAAAATGGATTTTCTGGAAGAGAGATTATGGCAGAGTTTAGAAAAGCTACAGGACTTCCAACTGCAACAAATATGATAGCAACAGATTGGAGACAAATGCAACATTCGGTAGTTTTAAATAGTGTTTCAATCCCTTTAGCAGATCCACACTTTTGGACAATGGAGGGATCTGTAAGAGTGGCTCAAATGTGTAAAGAATTTGGGTTAACTTGGGGGTCGCATTCAAATAACCACTTTGACATATCTTTAGCTATGTTTAGCCATGTAGCGGCAGCAGCACCAGGTGAAAT
This genomic window contains:
- the garD gene encoding galactarate dehydratase: MKKELCIKINENDNVAVAIKDIDKGQEIIKGVVAKDMIPQAHKVALEDIKKNDDIVRYGVTLGYAIDDIIKGQWINEEMLRLPISPSLNNLTFGRDTENILPQALVKKWLGYKNPNGGYGGTRNILGINTTVQCVAGVVNKAIEKMKRELLPKYKNVDDIVAINHAYGCGVAINSPDAEIPIRILRNILKHPNFGGQVMVVGLGCEKLTVEMLCEDKDINSENVIILQEKNGYRDMISSLMEMAEKKLEVLNERKREELPLSELLVGMQCGGSDAFSGVTANPVAGYATDMLVQGGATVLFSEVTEVRDGVNIVAQRCTSDKVGNKLASEMKWYDNYLENGKVDRSANPTPGNKKGGLSNIVEKAMGSIAKSGRAPIAEVLSPGEKPTTNGLIYAATPASDIVCGPCQLASGIGLQVFMTGRGTPYGLALAPVIKVCSRSEMKDKWSDLIDINAGVILDGQTTIKEVGETLFNEIVQVASGNKKSLAEEHELHNDFCIFNPAPIT
- a CDS encoding enolase C-terminal domain-like protein, which codes for MIPKIVEMNVIPVAGYDSMLLNLSGAHGPYFTRNIVILKASNGEIGVGEVPGGEKIRKTLEDAKKLVIGKSIGEYKNIIKSIYENFKDRDSDGRGTQTFDLRTTVHVMTGVEAPLLDLMGKFLKVPVAALLGEGQQREKIKMLGYLFYIGDKDKTDLPYIDLDDESDEWGKVRRKEALTPEKIVELAKAAYKRYGFEDFKLKGGVLKGEEEIEAIKALSKEFPNARITLDPNGAWSLAEAISLCKDMKGILAYAEDPCGAENGFSGREIMAEFRKATGLPTATNMIATDWRQMQHSVVLNSVSIPLADPHFWTMEGSVRVAQMCKEFGLTWGSHSNNHFDISLAMFSHVAAAAPGEITAIDTHWIWQDGQNLTRNAHKIENGEITVPKDIPGLGIEIDMDRIIAAHKLYVENNLGARDDSLAMQYLIKDWKFDNKKPCLVR